A part of Miscanthus floridulus cultivar M001 chromosome 6, ASM1932011v1, whole genome shotgun sequence genomic DNA contains:
- the LOC136458850 gene encoding probable mitochondrial-processing peptidase subunit beta, mitochondrial, with product MAALASAARSRRRLLPYLNRLLHSASTTAVSPSPSTSRFLRHASPVPCTPDHSPYLRFPAARVSTLPSGLRVVTQAYPAATRMASVGVWVDAGSRFELPGTNGTAHFLEHMAFKGTRRRPNAQALEVEIEDMGARLNAYTSREQTTFFADVQARHVPAALDVLSDILQHPRFPEKAIQRERGVILREMEEVQGMMEEVIFDHLHAAAFQGHPLGDTILGPEENIRSISKKDLEQYISTHYTCPRMVVSAAGSVSHDEVVDQVKELFTEFSTDPTTADQLVEANPAIFTGSEVRVENAELPLAHVAIAFKGSSWTDPSSIPLMVIQSILGSWYRSIGVGNCSGSSLARGISNANLAESLMAFNTNYRDTGIFGIYTTAQPDTLHDLSRLIMAEFRRLASQVSETEVARARNQLKSALLLHIDGSTAVSENNGRQMLTYGRVMPFLELFARIDAVDCATVMETAKEYIIDKDVALAGVGQLTNLPELSWFRSETCSDDDFTRRIFFGNAK from the exons ATGGCCGCTCTCGCGTCAGCCGCCCGCTCGAGGCGCCGGCTCCTCCCCTACCTCAACCGCCTCCTCCACTCCGCCTCCACCACCGCAGTCTCCCCGTCGCCCTCCACCAGCCGCTTCCTCCGCCACGCCTCGCCGGTGCCCTGCACCCCTGACCACTCCCCGTACCTCCGGTTCCCCGCCGCGCGCGTCTCCACGCTCCCCTCGGGCCTCCGCGTCGTCACGCAGGCCTACCCGGCCGCCACACGGATGGCCTCCGTCGGCGTCTGGGTCGATGCGGGGAGCCGCTTCGAACTCCCTGGAACCAACGGAACCGCGCACTTCCTCGAGCACATGGCCTTCAAGGGCACCCGGCGCCGGCCCAACGCGCAGGCGCTCGAGGTGGAGATCGAGGACATGGGCGCGCGCCTCAACGCGTATACCTCCCGCGAGCAGACCACCTTCTTTGCCGACGTGCAGGCGCGCCACGTTCCGGCGGCGCTCGACGTCCTCAGCGACATCCTACAGCACCCGCGATTCCCCGAAAAGGCCATCCAGCGGGAGCGTGGCGTCATCCTCCGTGAGATGGAGGAG GTGCAAGGTATGATGGAAGAGGTGATATTTGATCACTTGCATGCAGCAGCATTCCAAGGCCATCCACTAGGGGACACAATATTAGGTCCTGAAGAGAATATTAGGTCCATATCTAAGAAAGACTTGGAGCAGTATATCTCAACTCACTATACCTGTCCTCGAATG GTTGTATCTGCTGCTGGAAGTGTCAGTCACGATGAGGTTGTTGATCAAGTGAAAGAATTATTCACAGAATTCTCCACTGATCCAACTACTGCTGATCAGCTTGTCGAGGCGAACCCAGCTATTTTTACTGGATCTGAG GTTCGTGTAGAAAATGCAGAGTTGCCTCTAGCACACGTTGCAATAGCTTTCAAAGGCTCATCATGGACTGACCCTAGCTCCATTCCCCTTATGGTGATCCAAAGCATACTGGGATCCTGGTACAGGAGCATTGGGGTTGGGAACTGCTCAGG GTCTTCTTTAGCTCGTGGTATCAGCAATGCTAATTTAGCTGAGAGCCTCATGGCGTTCAATACTAACTATCGGGACACAGGAATATTTGGCATTTATACTACTGCTCAG CCTGACACCCTGCATGACTTGTCACGGCTAATAATGGCGGAGTTTAGAAGACTTGCATCCCAAGTGTCAGAAACAGAGGTTGCTCGTGCCCGCAATCAG CTGAAATCTGCTCTGTTACTTCACATTGATGGATCCACCGCAGTTTCTGAGAATAATGGTCGCCAG ATGCTAACTTATGGGCGAGTCATGCCGTTCCTAGAGCTTTTTGCGCGCATTGATGCTGTTGACTGTGCTACAGTAATGGAAACTGCCAAGGAGTATATAATTGATAAG GATGTTGCTCTGGCTGGAGTGGGACAGCTCACGAATTTGCCAGAGCTTAGTTGGTTTCGCTCGGAAACATGTTCTGATGATGATTTTACTCGAAGAATATTCTTTGGGAATGCAAAATAG